The following proteins are co-located in the Haloarcula marismortui ATCC 43049 genome:
- a CDS encoding 50S ribosomal protein L44e, protein MQMPRRFNTYCPHCNEHQEHEVEKVRSGRQTGMKWIDRQRERNSGIGNDGKFSKVPGGDKPTKKTDLKYRCGECGKAHLREGWRAGRLEFQE, encoded by the coding sequence ATGCAGATGCCACGACGCTTCAACACGTACTGTCCGCACTGTAACGAGCACCAGGAACACGAGGTCGAGAAAGTCCGTAGCGGCCGTCAGACCGGCATGAAGTGGATCGACCGCCAGCGCGAGCGCAACTCCGGTATCGGGAACGACGGGAAGTTCTCGAAGGTCCCGGGTGGCGACAAGCCCACCAAGAAGACGGACCTCAAGTACCGCTGTGGCGAGTGTGGGAAGGCCCACCTCCGCGAAGGATGGCGCGCCGGCCGAC